The Nymphaea colorata isolate Beijing-Zhang1983 chromosome 5, ASM883128v2, whole genome shotgun sequence DNA segment CTGAAAGTTAGAAGAGACTATTGCAAAATAAAACCAGACAAAAATGGACTTTTATTTACCTTAATTGCAGGTGGACTTCCTGAACTCTAGAATCTAGACAACCAAAAAATGGGGGATCGATGCATGAAATCCTGCCTTCTCTCCAAGCACTTGTGTTGCCTTACTTCCACCATTTCTTATTGCACGGTGGCCATTTCAGCTTTTTTCATACAACTTTTGGAGTATCACCAAGGAAATGAACTTTGCAAGGATGTCTGGCACCTTGCACACAAAAGACCACCAGAATAAATGCttttttttagaataaattGTACTTGCATCTCATTAGGCTGTTACATACATGTGATTACAATCCTTCATATCATTGAGCTCAAGGGTTATAATCTTAACATCAATATGGTGTGGGTCCTATTTGGATCCAATATCATTTTGCAGCCTAAATTTTCTGACATGAGATTAAGGTTTTTGAGTTGAGGCTTGCTTTGAAGTACATTTCCTCCATATATTTGCAGGTCTTCATCTTCACTTCTCGACTACCAGTCTACCACCATGAACGATGTTCGACTGATTTAACCCACCAATGGTATTCTATGAAGTCTATGATCTCTTATTAATCTACAAAATGGGTAGGCTAGCCAGAAAGTTGGCAAGAGGAAATGGAGTCCAAGAGTTTTAACACGACGCTAAGAGTCCACATGCAAGATAGAAAACCAGATGATGCTGAGTgatcaaaagcaaaaacaaatttaCAGAACATATTAAAGGTTTCCCAAGGCCCTGGCTTTTGAATGAAAGATCACATAAACCTATATCCCCTTAGCAATCCTCACTCACGCGATAATAGATTTGCTTAGGTGCTTGCTTGACCTCATATGAATCATTCATTTGAAAGGTGTACATTGTACATACCAATTCacaacctttttcttctttttctttcaaataccAATTTGGAAAAATCATAGGCTGAGATGGTTCCTTAATGTCTACCATCTAAGACTCCTACAGCTActaattctctctttctctttctctctctagggtcGGAAAAATTTTATCTGGATCCAAATGGAGATTAACATTACATACTGAGTCTGATTAAGGACTGTGGAAAACGGCAAATccgatgcatatatatatatatatatatatatatatatatatatataggaatcaGTATGTAAAGTGAGTCTCCATTTGGATCCAGATAAAATTTTCCGACCCCCAGTGCAGTATGCGCGTGCAACCTTTCAGCCATCCAGGCCCCCCAATGACCGGGATTTGACCAGATTGTACATCTGAGATCCGGTTGGAAATGTTGCCTGACACCAAATGGGAAGTTGTCCTGTTTGTCTGCCGCACTTCGGGTCAAGGAATTGATCGCTTCCTTGAGATCGAGAGATCCTTCATGGCATGTTCCTGCACGTGGATTGCGATGGCATGCTTAAGGAAAGACTATGGCATGGGATTATTCTGATTATCCTGGTCCACCTCACCAAGCATTCATCAATATGCCCCTCCCTCTAACAGGCATGGACTAAGTATTTCTCATAAAAAGGTGACTCGAGTCAGCTTCCTGCCTAGATCTTCTTGCCAATTCACTTATCCTGAAAGGGATAAAATAGTTTCCAAAAAAGGTCAAATTGACAATGATTTTTATTCGGATGGACCCAGCAGAAAGAATTCTATGCGGCCCGATTTACAAATTGACAGCATCTAGCTTAAAATTGGATGAGTAGGAAGTTTCCGCATCAGCTTCTTTGGTTCATGACTACAGATGAACAACCAACTCCTCAAAACTGAACGAATAGGAACATTTCAAATAAGCTGGTCTCTTGAACCAAgccattctttttgaaaattaaccTGAAAACGATCCAAGGCATATTGGGTTGGACTCCAACTCATTAAAATTGAATGAATAGGAACATTTCACATCAGCTAGTTTTGAGAATCAAATCAACCTATGTTTGAAGATTAAACTGAAAAAGGATACAAGTCAACTTGGGGCTTGATTCCTCTTCCCTTCTCCCTGGGCAAGAAGCATACAGGAGATCCAACAGTTTCGACTATAAACTTCCTCTTAAATCATGTTGGGAGGGAGGCATTGAATGTGAGTCAAGTGATTCTAACTACTGATACAAGGGACGCTATACAGGAATAATATTACACTGATAACATTATACAGTACActgcacatacatatacatagaaattttgaaaaagaagaaaaaggttaaGGTAGCCAATAGAGAGACAAAATACTTCTGCGCAGTTATTGAAATGTGCACAGCAAAGTCTCAAGTCCAGCAACTGCAGCACAATTTGAGAGGAATCACGGGCTAGGAGAAAGTATGCACATGTGGGCGGCGATTATGTAGGCACTCTCAAAGACAAGATCGGAGATGAGCAGATGAAGCTGGGCCCAGAATACGGTTAGAAAAGCAGAGAAAAGATGAGAGGACCCATCTGCTACCCGAAGTTAAACCGGATTAAAGCTTCAGGAGATTGACAGGACACTAGTGGCTATGAGATGAGTGGCATAACTATAactgaattatatatatatatatataaacaaattacaTAAGCCAAGACATTTCCAGATTTTCAATTGAGAAGGACTTTAGCAGGAAGGCAGACTCCAGGCGCCTGCTCCACCAAAAACTGGTTTGGGCAAACCACAAGTTTGACAACCATTGCAGATGAGATGGCATGTTTCTTCTTAACTTCAAGGAATCCATTGCCAAGTACACATTCAACCCAATCATCAAAAGCACATCTTTTTTCTGCAAGCCACACAACAGCAAGTATTTGATCCATGGCCCTGGGATCAATTTCCAATCTAGCTGTGGTTCCCAATACACTTTCAAATCTTTTTGTCATTTGCTTCAGTATATCATCTGCAAGATTATCGAAGTTGAAAGGCTTGAATGCTACACTTTTATGTACCGAGGCTACAAACTCGTCCATCCATTCTTCTTCATTCTCAGAAATggtttcatttgaatcattgcCACTATGAATTGGACTGCTTTCTCCCGACTCATCCAGCGAAATATTCAAGTCAAATGACATACTTGGAAGTCTATGCAGCCGCTTTGTCATCTTCAAGGCCCCATGCTTATTCTCTTCACCAAAAACATCCCTACGCTTGCTAATATGACCTGAAACATGGATTTCCTGTTTACCGCATAAATCATCATTTGCATGCTCTACTGAAATATGCATTTGCCAAGCTTTGGCTTTTAGAATCCTCTCTTCTGAGTATTTACCTGCATCAGCtccaaaaatgcattcttgacctTTTGCTGCTTTTGCTGTCATGACAACTATAGAGTTATTGATCCCAATTTCTTTTCCACGCGAATCTGAAAATTTTCCTGTTTTGATTGCACGAGACAAACTACTTTGAACCAACAAATCCGCCTTGTCCAAGTTCTCTAAGAAAATAACAGATAATGGCTTCTTTGATATTTCTTCCGCAATATAATCCACTGTTGTTTTCCCTCTGAATCTTATGTCATATCCATCAATCTGTtgatggccaaagatcaaatttgAGTCAGCAACCACACCATGGGAACTCAGATTTATAGAAATTAAGTTCTTTGTGCTACCAAATAATGTTTCTGCAAGCGCTGAAGCAACCCTCTTCTTCCCAACACAATCTAGACCAAGAAAACAGAGCCATATATCCCCCCTTAAGCTTGCACCTTGGTGACGCCGTTCATTGCCTACTCTGTGTTCCATTATAGTAGTAGAGATATCATATATAGCATCCTTTTGTCGCCCAACTTTTTCACTAAGATCCTTGCAAAGTGTCTTAAAATAGCTTGTATCAAATTGTGCAGTCAAATCATCAGATCTCCGGCCTGGTGAATCGAGAGAGCTACTGACATTTCCTGTCCGAAGTTCACTGCCACATTTTCCAACAGGAGAGCACCTGTGCAGTGTATTTGCCTCTCTATTGAAATCATCTATACCATGAAAGAAAGAAGGCTGTCTCAGATAAGGTCGACTTCCCGTAGTCAAATCAAGCTTGAAAGGTGTAAAGTTGGAGAGATCCTTCAAGTGTCCTTTATGCATCAAAGGATCCCTTTCTTCCACCACCCGAGGACCAAAAAGTGTTCCCAATGCTAATTCCGTTGTAACTGGTGTTCTGGAGGATGGAAGTTCATGATGTTCTCCAGGTAAGTACTTCTCTGGAAGCAGGTCAATGCTCCTTCCTGTTCCCTGTGGCCTAGGCTGTTGACTAGCCGCAGAATCAGAACGAGTAGATGGGATCGGCAATAAGCAGCTCTGTTTAGTAAGCTTTTCAAGGGAAGCACCGAGCCACTGGGTTTGACTTTGAACTCCCAAGTCAGTGTTGCACAAAGGTGTACAGTCTGACGATGATGAGCCTACACGGCGATAAGTATCCAAACCGTGTGAAAGAAAGCTACCGTGAATCTGCCGACATGATTCACTTTCCTTCTTATGTAAACCATCTCCTTCAGCATTCAACACACTCTCATCATCTGTGGCCTGCActggagagagaaaataatttttatatacaattaGAAAGCACAGTGCTGCATTGAGTACTTTTGACTTCTGTTCGAGTGAACCAATATATAACTAGAAGATATCAATCAACAAGCAAACAAAACCCAAAGGTGTTAAATGACTTGTGAACAGAATTAATGATTCCAGAACATATGATCTGCACAACATGCTAAAACATGTAACATATCATGAGCTACGCAGGTCTAGCAAACAAGAAAACCATTAAGCATGGAGATGCAAAGTTGCAAACAGTATCAGAGAAGTACACACCAGTGTTGATTTCGGCTCTGTGGAGGGACATGCAACTTTTGCTCCTTGCAGCCAGGGAGGGACGCCATCATTGTCAACTGCTGAGGGTGCAGTTCTGCTGGAAATGGTGCCAATCTCATTCTTATCAGACTGTGGCCAAGAGGTCATTGACTCATAACTGGTGGTCAATGGAGCTTTCAGTTCAGAAGCAGTTGCAAATAAACCACCAAATGGGACAAATGACTCCATCAAGCTGCAAGTATAACATGAGAATATGAACTGCATAAGGCCCAATTTGGAAAACAGACAAGAAATTTGGAAAACAGACAAGAAAGTTATATAAGTGCATTGCTGTAAAAATGCCGATCTGAAATTAACATGTCAGTGGGCAACACACAAAAAGATGGTAAGGCATAAAAATTAAGGCCCATATGCAGTATCCTTCTGGTTGTGGCAAATTTATTTTCCTGACATAATATATAAACCACAGCTCTTCATAGTAAAGTCAAACTCCTCATTTTTAACCTGCACCAAGCCTACATAAGGCACTCCATTTGGTCATTCATTTTGTGTTAGACCACTTTGAGAAGGGTGGATTGCCTTCATTGATTCCATCTACCCTGCATTCACTACTTCACTACGTTGTTCCAATGACTAGCGGAATTGGAGAAGCAATATACCTGGGTCATCTTAGTTGGTCTACAAACCATTGTCGCATAAATTGTGTACAGGTACTATACGAcaaggaatttctcgggtataatacgacaaagttgtatatcttgagAATATCTcggcaattttaaaaaaaaattaaaacatttaataaaatcccgaaaattatataaaaatcataaaaaaatactaaaaaaacataaagaaaggcgtataatatgcatttttttcatgttttttattttctggcgtttttcttaaagaagacgcgttttttcacgttttatatagctgacttatttttcgcATATTATTCGCGTTTTTTCAAATAAGacgcgttttctgtgacaatgctAGAAACCATATTGTGGTCACTACAAACCCCACAACAAAGCTGACTTCAGTATTAGCAGATCTACCCCATGTAAACAAGCGAAGAAACATCTACCAACAGGATATTTCTTCTGGCTCAATTTGAAAACCAATGGTCTATTCCAACATAAACATAACACAAAACTTTCAGATGTAACATCAATTTATTGGCAGATTAACTGTGTTCAAAATACAATAATTCAACTTGGCATATGTAACTCATAAATattatcaaaaaattaaaacagattTGCTAGACATTTTCTTGGAGTGTTTATAGATGCTGACAAATTTGGAGAATGCACCTGTGGGCTATCTTTCTAGCAAAGGATGCAGAAACAAAGTTTTGGTCATAAGCTGGCATCTGCATCAGAAATTGGAACACAGTACAATGCATACTCAAGCTTCTTGAAAGAACTTAGTACAGAAGATTTTGAAAAGTAGATGAAATTGGTCCATGGATCCAGACGCTTGATAACTGGATCTGAAATGGACATGCACACTTCACTGCTTACTTGAAGGATCAAAAGCGTAGTCTGATGCACAAGTTAGTCTTAGGAAATGAAGACCTACTATTGCTCACTGGTGATTCTAGTTAGAGGGATCCTCACacttaactttttcttttttaaaaaaaaaaagaaattgtaatGGAAGATGACCTGGCAAAAATGAtacatttgaaacaaaatgaaggaCCACTAAAAGTAAGGTTCTTAAAGACAATTTTGTGAAGCcatgttcttcaaaattttgaatcaatcTACTGTTTAACCTACACATAGAGATGAGATAGATGGGGAGTGAGGACATATCCAATACGATGATATGCAACTgcttattgttattgttatttttattgttattgtcatcatcatcaccattcGTGGATATCATTTTTTCCTCAAATGTGCATTATACAATTTCCACCATGAAACTGGCAGGATACTACATTTTATGAACATCTATTAAACTATGCTGGAAAATTTTCAGTATCTTATTCCAAATTTCTGCTATGTCTCGTTTGTGCTCATAAAACCATTACTTTTTGCTACTTtctgtttaaatttttttggactACGATGATAATATATTTGTATCGTCCAATGATCTAGCATACTGTTTGACGAATTGCCACAATGCATTTGAACAATAGATTTCTTGTGCAATCAAGTCAACATGGCTTAAACCCATGACCTTAATCCATGATGATCAAGTATCAGACCATGGGTACCTGTAGCCATTACTTTGTCAGACCACTCACAAAAAATGATCTTCACAAGCCGCCATAGTCTCAGAAACTCATGTCATTGCAAAGAAAGTGCAGATGGGAGAGAATGCATAAAATATGGCAAAACATGGACAATCCAAGAGCAACCAGAATGGCATTCGAGCACATCTGAAGATCAACACACGAGACAAACATATGCAAATGAAATATAAGAATAACTGGGATCTGTACTTGAGTTCACCTGCTCCCAggatataaacacacacacacacacacacatgggtgcacatgcatacacacacacgcacatgcaCACATCCTAATCACATCCAGATGACACTATTGGtggaaagttgaaaaaaaaaaaaaggaaaaaataagcaCCATGCTTAATTAGGTTGCTCAGTCAACGAAATCTCTTTTTTTGCTAGGAAAGGGGCTAAAGAAACGAGTTTCCTATTGAAAGGAAAGGTCTTCAAGGAACTCTGCAGGAAGCAACACGCTGCTATGATTATCATAATCAAGGGGctgattttataaaaaaatgtatacaagATTTGATCGGGGAATAAAACCAGAGCGGACATGCTTACTTGACCGTTCATTCGAAGCATTCTTCTTCTGAATTCACACTAAATAGATCGCCAAGCGTAAAGGTACCGAAAACTATGCttatgaagaaaaaacagaaggtATTAACAACAAAACACCACTACTTAGatgaaaaattttccaaataatAAGCTTCCACATTTTTTAATTCCAAATTTGGAAATTGAATCGAATTGTGAAGAATAGAGATAAACAGCAGTCCTGCGGAACTGTATACACCATGGCAAGAGACAAGGAAGTGCGCGACTATTACCTGGACTTGGGGAACAATCGGGGAGGCGGTCTCAGAGAGCTAATTGGGAGCGGATGGAGATCCCAATCATCTTCCATGGAAGGATAGCATGTCTGGCATTGCATAAAGATCTCGTACGTCGCCGTGGCTAGCAACCAAAGCCTCTTTGAAGCCGATTGGTAGGCAGCCACTAGCTGCGCGACCGCCGAGACCACGAACACGAGGAACGAAGACGACGCGAAAGCAGGACAATCGACGAAGCACTTCAAATCACCGAGGTTCAGGAGCACACCGGGTCTTGAGCATCCCTCCACCATGTCGCGCACATCACCCAGTTTGGTCTTGAGAGAATCGGTATCCTTTGCGACCAATTCCTTCTCCAAGGAGGCGACCTTCATCCCCTTGATTCCTTCGGGGACCTCTCCCTTCTCGACGGCAGCCAGAAAGTCACGGACCAACCCGTCGCCGGAACCGCCCACCATGCTGAGTAACAAAGGGTTCCTTTTCTTGTCTGCCATCAGAACATCCGCGAGCTTGACGGAGCAATGGCTGAAGCCATCCGGAGTCGTCGCCGCTGCTGACGCCGTCGACATCGCCGTTGCAGAGGTGAAGGGAGAGAAACGAGGCTCGTCGACAATATTGCAAAGGAAGAGAGGCGGTCGGTGGAAGAAGCGGGGCGGGGGCTGGGGCCTCTCGATCGAAAGCTTGACGTCGTTGCTGCGGAAGCCGGCCTCGGCCATCACTCTGCTGACGATAGGGTCGTCGAGGATGGAGAGGATGAGCTGCTGCAACTCCACCTTGACAGAGGAGAGGGGCTGTTGGTAGCTCTGGACCgccgccgctgcagcagcagcgGTGGCGGCGGCAACGTCCGCGGAGAATCGGCGTTGGATAGCCTGGGCGCGCTTGATGGCGGCCATGAGGGAGTTGGAGATCGGTGGGTCATCCGCACCGTGGGAGGAAGGCAGGCGGTCGAGCGCCACGCTGAAGCAGAGCTCCAGGGCGCGGGAGTGGAGGCGGTTGTTCGAGTAGATAAAGCGGGAGCGGATGCACGCTTCTCGGAAGCCCGAAGAGGGTATCGCCAGCAACGCCGAGACGACGTGCAAAGACGTCGTCTGGGCGTGGTTGCGACGGCGAGCCACGGCGACGGCATCGTCCAGTACCTTGGCGGATTCCGGTGTCAGGCACTGCTGTACGCTGCTCAACGGCGTCGGCATGCTCTACTAACATCAGCCTCACCCTCTGCCCCCAAAGGAACCAGAGAGAGAAACTCGCCCTGGTCGATCGCTAAATTGGGAGTGCTTATCAATCCAACCTTTCACCAGAAACCAAGCAATCGGTGGCCAGATATCAACATGTATTGCAAAGTAAGGATCCTTTCTTGGCTGGGGGAATCGAGACGAGGAGAGGGTTAAGTGATGCCCCTCCCCTTTtcaatcttcttctccttcttctttctatctaccttctcccttcccttctttccttctttctttcttcccttttgtctttctttcgGCGTTGGAGAAAAGATGGGGGGAGAAGGTTAGAGGAAAGTGGTGGGGAATTTGTAGCTACAGGAGACGGGGACCATACAAGAGCATAGAATCTTCTTCGGAAGGAAGAAACCCATCTAATGCGGTGACCATAGTGGTGGAGGTGCTGCAGCTGGTGATGGTGGTGTCTTCTCATGGGATGGACGACTCGG contains these protein-coding regions:
- the LOC116254147 gene encoding protein SMAX1-LIKE 7-like, with protein sequence MPTPLSSVQQCLTPESAKVLDDAVAVARRRNHAQTTSLHVVSALLAIPSSGFREACIRSRFIYSNNRLHSRALELCFSVALDRLPSSHGADDPPISNSLMAAIKRAQAIQRRFSADVAAATAAAAAAAVQSYQQPLSSVKVELQQLILSILDDPIVSRVMAEAGFRSNDVKLSIERPQPPPRFFHRPPLFLCNIVDEPRFSPFTSATAMSTASAAATTPDGFSHCSVKLADVLMADKKRNPLLLSMVGGSGDGLVRDFLAAVEKGEVPEGIKGMKVASLEKELVAKDTDSLKTKLGDVRDMVEGCSRPGVLLNLGDLKCFVDCPAFASSSFLVFVVSAVAQLVAAYQSASKRLWLLATATYEIFMQCQTCYPSMEDDWDLHPLPISSLRPPPRLFPKSSLMESFVPFGGLFATASELKAPLTTSYESMTSWPQSDKNEIGTISSRTAPSAVDNDGVPPWLQGAKVACPSTEPKSTLATDDESVLNAEGDGLHKKESESCRQIHGSFLSHGLDTYRRVGSSSSDCTPLCNTDLGVQSQTQWLGASLEKLTKQSCLLPIPSTRSDSAASQQPRPQGTGRSIDLLPEKYLPGEHHELPSSRTPVTTELALGTLFGPRVVEERDPLMHKGHLKDLSNFTPFKLDLTTGSRPYLRQPSFFHGIDDFNREANTLHRCSPVGKCGSELRTGNVSSSLDSPGRRSDDLTAQFDTSYFKTLCKDLSEKVGRQKDAIYDISTTIMEHRVGNERRHQGASLRGDIWLCFLGLDCVGKKRVASALAETLFGSTKNLISINLSSHGVVADSNLIFGHQQIDGYDIRFRGKTTVDYIAEEISKKPLSVIFLENLDKADLLVQSSLSRAIKTGKFSDSRGKEIGINNSIVVMTAKAAKGQECIFGADAGKYSEERILKAKAWQMHISVEHANDDLCGKQEIHVSGHISKRRDVFGEENKHGALKMTKRLHRLPSMSFDLNISLDESGESSPIHSGNDSNETISENEEEWMDEFVASVHKSVAFKPFNFDNLADDILKQMTKRFESVLGTTARLEIDPRAMDQILAVVWLAEKRCAFDDWVECVLGNGFLEVKKKHAISSAMVVKLVVCPNQFLVEQAPGVCLPAKVLLN